One Pleurocapsa sp. PCC 7327 DNA segment encodes these proteins:
- a CDS encoding metallophosphoesterase: MTYKRRQFLIFIVGTVGGLGLATCARQALPNRETTTEPTASNPSAAPKGLTAPVRGDARIVVISDLNSSYGSTSYEPEVDRAIALIPDWQPDLVLCGGDMVAAQKRSLSEAQLKAMWEAFDRHVAAPLRKAAIPLGFTIGNHDGSGALARGKFIFARDRQLAAAYWNDPNHNPGLQFVDRAGYPFYYTFTQNGIFYLVWDASTHIIPSEQIAWAQKSLASPAARQAKMRIALGHLPLYAVAAGRDTAGNYLADAERLRSLLESYRVHTYISGHHHAYFPGKQGKLELLHAGAIGSGPRKLLNSNLPPRKTLTVVDVNLKSESTVYTTYDMKTLAIVDIKTLPRMIVGPNGKVLRRDLG, from the coding sequence ATGACCTACAAACGCCGCCAATTCTTAATATTTATCGTGGGAACTGTAGGCGGTTTGGGACTCGCGACCTGCGCTCGCCAAGCACTCCCGAATCGCGAAACGACAACCGAACCGACCGCCTCGAACCCGTCAGCCGCCCCCAAAGGATTAACCGCTCCCGTGCGGGGGGACGCGCGCATCGTTGTCATCAGCGATCTCAATAGTTCCTATGGCTCGACGAGTTACGAACCAGAAGTCGATCGCGCGATCGCGCTCATTCCCGATTGGCAACCCGATCTCGTTCTATGCGGCGGCGACATGGTAGCCGCTCAAAAGCGCTCCCTCAGCGAAGCTCAGCTTAAAGCCATGTGGGAAGCTTTCGATCGCCACGTAGCGGCTCCCCTGAGAAAAGCAGCCATTCCTCTGGGCTTTACTATCGGCAATCACGACGGTTCGGGAGCCTTAGCGCGAGGGAAATTTATCTTCGCGCGCGATCGCCAGTTAGCCGCCGCCTATTGGAACGATCCCAATCATAATCCCGGCTTGCAATTTGTCGATCGCGCGGGTTATCCTTTCTACTACACCTTTACGCAGAACGGCATTTTTTATCTCGTTTGGGATGCTTCGACTCATATCATCCCCTCAGAACAAATCGCCTGGGCACAAAAAAGCCTTGCCAGTCCTGCGGCTAGGCAAGCTAAGATGCGAATCGCTCTCGGTCATCTGCCTCTCTATGCCGTAGCAGCGGGCAGAGATACAGCCGGGAATTATCTTGCCGATGCCGAGCGCTTGCGCTCTCTACTGGAGAGCTATCGAGTTCATACCTACATTAGCGGACACCATCACGCCTATTTTCCGGGAAAGCAGGGCAAATTAGAGTTGCTTCATGCAGGGGCAATCGGAAGCGGTCCTCGCAAGTTATTGAATAGCAATCTTCCGCCTCGCAAGACGCTAACAGTAGTCGATGTCAATCTCAAGTCCGAATCGACTGTCTACACTACCTACGACATGAAAACCCTCGCCATAGTTGACATCAAAACTTTACCGAGAATGATTGTCGGACCTAACGGAAAAGTGCTGCGTCGGGATCTGGGGTGA
- a CDS encoding protein kinase — MRATAELSPGTLVGDRYLVQRTLGYGSCGCTYLVFDNQNSAQLRVLKEFAPADNRESVIQKCYSLFEQEAQVLCKLQHPQIPQCFGFFEDRGRLFLVQEYIDGKTYCELLQERLALGKVFSEVEVLQWLKDLLPVLENIHSRHIIHRDISPDNIMFPNQGNKPVLIDFGVVKQVITQIGSQIGSEETAASVRGTMVGKAGYSPPEQLRLGQCYPNSDLYSLAVTALVLLTGRHPSELCDGYSLKWQWRKFVKLHPSLGLILDKMLAEIPKDRFQSASEVLIALSTILPQRSSLSSMPPRLAQPPSYYRNEGEQTEFGSEDDTLIAHSYLKPPSSTAKRSFPSQQRTVIQEPGTSLQIDRGTSVQAKAKSKLPSQHQRRKRTSQPIGRRQSVVSSVRWLTAGVLVAGSLIGGWAIGERSSKIAFVCEVFNNCASDRPLPKTAKGDAQAQKKVAEASSFEGKKELQEISDRLGGTKDSSLGASEVPSTTPESTSQSQEEFANYQKELTEKVRRLQSQISELVSRRGGEQTESSVNAKTEQKVERQTKAPEENSEKKATQSEETASPQSRQAEPLENPLLERSDSIPLKDEPTPAARETPAPKQPPADAAANSNANESQPKPQAQINLSAAQKNEVILSETQPLAASENPTPAPKKTNPPAETFKPGYWQPAARIDPQRPFQVKLINQTGEQIEYALTTNEFSPRQLASRESATLTYVPLDANLLINPIASPSNSEFASSLKFDVAASNNLLTVTILPGDRARAGDSTVNVHRTGAIYIF; from the coding sequence ATGAGGGCAACAGCAGAACTTTCTCCTGGGACTCTAGTGGGCGATCGCTACCTGGTGCAACGAACATTAGGATATGGAAGTTGCGGTTGTACCTATCTAGTTTTCGACAACCAGAATTCGGCTCAGCTCCGCGTCCTGAAGGAATTTGCCCCAGCAGACAACAGAGAATCGGTCATACAAAAGTGTTACTCGCTCTTCGAGCAAGAAGCACAAGTTCTGTGCAAGCTCCAGCATCCTCAAATCCCTCAATGTTTTGGCTTTTTTGAAGACCGAGGACGGTTGTTCCTCGTACAAGAGTATATCGATGGCAAGACTTATTGCGAACTACTCCAAGAACGTCTTGCCCTGGGAAAAGTTTTCTCGGAAGTCGAAGTACTGCAATGGCTTAAAGACCTACTGCCCGTTCTAGAGAACATCCACAGTCGTCACATCATTCATCGAGACATTTCTCCAGATAACATCATGTTCCCAAACCAGGGGAACAAACCTGTATTGATCGACTTTGGGGTAGTCAAGCAGGTGATCACTCAGATAGGAAGTCAGATCGGGAGCGAAGAAACGGCTGCTTCAGTTCGGGGAACGATGGTAGGAAAGGCGGGCTATTCACCGCCGGAACAGCTGCGTCTCGGTCAATGCTATCCCAATAGCGATCTCTATTCCCTGGCAGTAACCGCTCTCGTGCTTCTGACAGGAAGACATCCCAGCGAACTATGCGACGGATACTCTCTCAAGTGGCAGTGGCGAAAATTTGTCAAGCTTCACCCTTCTCTCGGCCTGATTCTAGACAAGATGCTGGCAGAAATTCCCAAAGACCGCTTTCAATCTGCCAGCGAAGTCCTAATAGCTCTGTCAACTATTTTGCCGCAGAGAAGCTCGCTCTCATCGATGCCTCCTCGTCTAGCCCAACCCCCTAGTTACTATCGCAACGAAGGAGAACAGACAGAGTTTGGGAGCGAAGATGATACCTTAATCGCTCATTCCTATCTCAAACCCCCTTCATCGACAGCGAAAAGAAGTTTTCCTTCTCAGCAGCGCACGGTCATTCAAGAGCCAGGGACGAGCCTTCAAATCGACCGGGGTACGAGCGTTCAAGCCAAAGCGAAAAGTAAGCTTCCCAGCCAACATCAGCGCAGAAAACGAACTTCTCAGCCAATTGGAAGAAGACAGTCGGTTGTCTCTTCTGTGCGCTGGCTGACCGCAGGCGTTTTAGTCGCGGGATCGTTGATAGGAGGGTGGGCGATTGGCGAGCGATCTTCTAAAATCGCCTTTGTGTGCGAAGTTTTCAATAACTGTGCCAGCGATCGACCGTTGCCAAAAACTGCCAAAGGGGATGCCCAAGCGCAGAAGAAAGTAGCTGAAGCGTCTTCCTTCGAGGGCAAAAAAGAATTGCAAGAGATTAGCGATCGCCTCGGCGGTACTAAAGACTCATCGCTTGGAGCGTCTGAAGTACCTAGCACTACTCCAGAGTCTACCTCGCAATCCCAAGAAGAGTTCGCTAATTATCAAAAAGAGCTGACCGAAAAAGTGCGACGCCTCCAAAGTCAGATCTCCGAGCTAGTTTCGCGAAGAGGTGGGGAGCAAACGGAATCTTCGGTGAATGCAAAAACAGAACAAAAAGTCGAGCGACAAACCAAAGCACCCGAAGAAAACTCCGAGAAAAAGGCAACTCAGTCTGAGGAGACTGCCTCCCCTCAAAGCAGACAAGCAGAACCGCTCGAAAACCCCCTTCTCGAACGATCTGATTCGATTCCTTTAAAAGACGAACCAACTCCCGCCGCTCGAGAAACCCCTGCGCCAAAGCAACCCCCTGCAGATGCTGCTGCCAACTCCAACGCCAATGAGTCGCAACCGAAGCCACAAGCTCAAATCAATTTGAGCGCTGCCCAAAAAAACGAGGTTATCTTGTCAGAAACACAACCCCTGGCAGCATCTGAAAACCCAACTCCCGCTCCGAAAAAAACTAACCCGCCGGCTGAAACTTTTAAGCCCGGTTACTGGCAACCTGCCGCCAGAATCGACCCGCAACGTCCTTTTCAAGTTAAATTGATCAACCAGACAGGCGAGCAGATTGAATACGCCTTGACGACCAATGAATTTTCGCCGAGACAGTTAGCGTCAAGGGAAAGCGCTACTTTAACCTACGTTCCTCTCGATGCTAACCTGTTGATTAATCCCATTGCATCGCCAAGCAATAGCGAGTTCGCTAGTAGCTTGAAGTTTGACGTAGCCGCTTCTAACAATCTGCTAACCGTTACGATTTTACCGGGCGATCGCGCTCGGGCGGGGGACAGCACGGTTAACGTGCATCGAACTGGCGCTATCTATATCTTCTAG
- a CDS encoding ferredoxin-thioredoxin reductase variable chain, whose protein sequence is MKVGDRVRVTKSVVVYHYPKSKNQPLDLKGMEGEIIDIVTNWQGRPVSANLPIVVKFEKNFKAHFREDEVEVI, encoded by the coding sequence ATGAAAGTTGGCGATCGCGTTCGCGTTACTAAATCAGTTGTAGTTTATCATTACCCAAAAAGTAAAAACCAACCCTTGGATCTCAAAGGCATGGAGGGAGAAATCATCGATATCGTGACTAATTGGCAGGGAAGACCTGTCAGCGCCAACCTTCCGATTGTAGTTAAGTTTGAAAAAAACTTTAAAGCGCATTTTCGAGAAGACGAAGTAGAAGTTATTTAA